In the genome of Bradyrhizobium sp. CIAT3101, one region contains:
- a CDS encoding autotransporter domain-containing protein, giving the protein MRTGKYCFAATRRLRAALLTSSALALAWMLPATPSHAQDATWLANPGSGDFNTGANWTPATVPTGIATFGTSSTTSLTFSQANTTVGGLTFNAGASNYTFTSGQNLLFDGAGIVINGGSASIINNTSAGQIGFNNSATAGSASITNGGGLYFFGLSTAGSATITNNFVMAFFDAATAGSSTITNNYHLFFSSGTSGGTARVINNAGAFIDISGTTLVSTTVGSIEGAGAIYLGYENLAVGGNNRSTTISGVVQDGGIFGGSGGSLTKEGTGVLTLSGNNIYTGATTVSSGTLQAGIANAFAPHSDYTIATGAALDLNGFNQTIRGLTGDGSVINSGGTIPTLTLAGGTFAPGNGTPISSMAIAGNLAFQSGVIYLVQVNPSTASFANITGTATLGGATVNAVFANGSYVSKKYKILTASGGVSGTFASTVVNTNLPAAFHTALSYDANNVYLQILDLVIPGGLNRNQQAVGNALTNYFNSNGGIPLVYGALSAGGFTQASGESATGAQQTTFQAMSQFMGLLTDPFMGRGSGFGGATSPTGYAEEGDQASAYAARKSDAFAMFTKAPLAKVYEPRWSVWVAGFGGSQSTSGNAVTGANDTTSRIAGTAVGADYLLSPNTLLGFALAGGGTSFGVNTLGSGRSDLFQAGAYVRHTNGPAYITAALAYGWQDVTTNRTVSIAGLDQLRAEFNANAYSGRAEGGYRFVAPVIGGIGITPYAAAQFTTFDLPAYAESVVSGTTNFALNYASKSVTDARSELGFRTDRSFAMSNGVLTLRSRLAWAHDFDPSRAVAATFQALPGASFVVNGAAQASESALTTASVEMKWTNNWSAAATFEGEFSNVTQSYAGKGLVRYAW; this is encoded by the coding sequence GTGAGGACGGGGAAATATTGTTTCGCGGCGACCCGCCGTCTGCGGGCGGCGCTGTTGACGTCATCGGCGCTGGCGTTGGCCTGGATGCTACCGGCTACGCCGTCTCATGCACAGGACGCCACCTGGCTCGCCAACCCCGGCTCGGGTGATTTCAACACCGGCGCCAACTGGACGCCGGCCACCGTGCCGACCGGCATCGCCACCTTCGGGACATCGAGCACGACCAGCCTGACGTTTTCTCAGGCCAACACAACGGTCGGCGGCTTGACGTTCAATGCGGGGGCATCGAATTACACCTTCACCAGCGGGCAAAATCTGCTTTTCGACGGCGCCGGCATCGTGATCAACGGCGGCAGCGCCAGCATTATCAACAACACCAGCGCCGGCCAAATCGGCTTCAACAACAGCGCTACGGCCGGCAGTGCTAGCATCACCAACGGCGGCGGCCTGTACTTCTTTGGTTTAAGCACGGCCGGCAGCGCCACCATCACCAACAACTTCGTCATGGCTTTCTTCGACGCCGCCACGGCCGGCAGCTCCACCATCACCAACAACTACCACCTGTTTTTCTCTTCCGGCACTTCAGGCGGAACGGCACGCGTCATCAATAACGCGGGCGCGTTCATCGATATTTCCGGGACCACACTTGTCAGCACGACGGTGGGCTCGATCGAGGGCGCCGGCGCGATCTACCTCGGTTACGAGAACCTGGCAGTGGGTGGCAACAACCGGTCGACCACGATCTCCGGCGTCGTGCAGGACGGTGGCATCTTCGGCGGCAGCGGTGGCTCGCTGACCAAGGAGGGCACCGGCGTGCTGACGCTCTCGGGCAACAATATCTATACCGGCGCGACCACAGTCAGTTCCGGCACGCTGCAAGCCGGCATCGCGAACGCGTTTGCGCCGCACAGCGATTACACGATCGCAACCGGGGCGGCGCTCGATCTCAACGGCTTCAATCAGACCATCCGCGGCCTGACGGGCGACGGATCGGTCATCAACAGCGGCGGCACCATTCCGACGCTGACGCTCGCGGGCGGCACTTTTGCGCCCGGCAATGGTACGCCGATCTCGTCGATGGCGATTGCAGGCAATCTCGCCTTCCAGTCCGGCGTGATCTATCTGGTGCAGGTCAATCCGTCGACCGCTTCGTTCGCAAATATCACCGGTACGGCGACACTCGGCGGCGCCACCGTGAATGCGGTGTTTGCGAACGGCAGCTATGTCTCCAAGAAATACAAGATTCTTACCGCGTCCGGTGGCGTATCCGGCACGTTCGCATCAACCGTCGTCAACACCAACCTGCCGGCGGCCTTCCACACCGCGCTGAGCTACGACGCCAACAACGTCTATCTCCAGATCCTGGATTTGGTCATTCCCGGCGGACTCAATCGCAACCAGCAGGCTGTCGGCAATGCGCTGACCAACTACTTCAACTCAAATGGCGGCATTCCGCTGGTCTACGGCGCGCTCTCCGCGGGCGGCTTTACGCAGGCCTCCGGCGAGAGCGCCACCGGCGCGCAGCAGACCACATTCCAGGCGATGAGCCAGTTCATGGGCCTGCTCACCGATCCGTTCATGGGAAGAGGCAGCGGCTTTGGCGGCGCGACGTCGCCGACCGGCTATGCTGAGGAAGGCGATCAGGCGAGCGCCTACGCCGCGCGCAAGAGCGACGCCTTCGCGATGTTCACCAAGGCGCCGCTGGCGAAGGTCTACGAGCCGCGCTGGAGTGTATGGGTCGCTGGCTTTGGCGGCTCGCAATCGACCAGCGGCAATGCTGTCACAGGCGCGAACGACACCACGAGCCGCATCGCCGGCACCGCGGTCGGCGCGGATTATCTGCTCTCGCCGAATACGCTCCTGGGCTTTGCGCTCGCCGGCGGCGGCACCAGCTTTGGCGTCAACACGCTCGGCTCGGGCCGATCAGACCTGTTCCAGGCCGGCGCCTATGTCCGCCACACCAACGGCCCGGCCTACATCACCGCGGCGCTCGCCTATGGCTGGCAGGATGTCACCACCAACCGCACGGTGAGCATCGCGGGGCTCGATCAGCTCCGAGCGGAGTTCAACGCCAACGCCTATTCGGGCCGCGCCGAGGGCGGCTACCGCTTCGTTGCGCCGGTCATCGGCGGCATCGGCATCACGCCCTATGCCGCGGCCCAGTTCACCACCTTCGATCTGCCGGCTTATGCCGAAAGCGTCGTCTCCGGCACGACGAATTTTGCGCTCAACTACGCGTCCAAGAGCGTCACCGACGCCCGCAGCGAATTGGGCTTCCGCACCGACAGGTCGTTTGCGATGTCCAACGGCGTCCTCACGCTGCGCAGCCGCCTCGCCTGGGCCCACGACTTCGATCCAAGCCGCGCGGTCGCCGCCACCTTTCAGGCGCTGCCGGGCGCAAGCTTCGTCGTCAATGGCGCGGCGCAGGCAAGTGAGTCCGCACTGACGACCGCCTCCGTCGAGATGAAATGGACCAACAACTGGTCCGCGGCGGCGACGTTCGAAGGTGAGTTCTCGAACGTGACGCAGAGCTATGCCGGCAAGGGTTTAGTGCGTTACGCGTGGTGA
- a CDS encoding DUF1349 domain-containing protein, protein MSAAIFSRRDGVWLNEPQRWTAHGDSLEIVTDKATDFWQKTHYGFCRDSGHFLGFRTAEAFTAELRIQGNFQELYDQAGIMVRIDAEHWIKAGIEFSDGRAMLSSVLTVGQSDWATAPYAHDASDFRMRVTVADGVVRLQTSTDGKTWPLVRLAPFPKAQSYLVGPMACTPERAGLQVKFTGFSLKPPLGKELHDLS, encoded by the coding sequence ATGAGCGCTGCCATCTTCTCCAGACGGGATGGTGTCTGGCTGAATGAACCACAGCGATGGACCGCACACGGCGACAGCCTCGAGATCGTCACCGACAAGGCCACCGACTTCTGGCAAAAAACCCACTACGGGTTCTGCCGTGACAGTGGGCACTTTCTGGGGTTTCGGACCGCAGAGGCGTTTACCGCCGAGTTGCGCATCCAGGGCAATTTCCAGGAGCTCTACGATCAAGCCGGCATCATGGTGCGCATCGACGCCGAGCACTGGATCAAGGCCGGAATCGAGTTTTCGGATGGACGCGCCATGCTATCGAGCGTGCTGACCGTTGGTCAGTCCGATTGGGCAACAGCCCCGTACGCGCATGATGCCAGTGATTTCCGGATGCGCGTCACGGTCGCGGACGGCGTTGTTCGGTTGCAGACGTCGACTGATGGCAAGACCTGGCCGCTCGTCCGATTGGCGCCTTTTCCCAAAGCGCAATCCTATCTCGTTGGGCCCATGGCCTGCACACCCGAACGAGCGGGATTGCAGGTGAAGTTCACCGGATTTTCCCTGAAGCCGCCGCTCGGCAAGGAGCTGCACGATCTCAGCTAG
- a CDS encoding substrate-binding domain-containing protein — translation MKRREFLKLSTTAAGAAMTIYLPAGWTPARAAGKSKVGFSQCTTLEPWRVQFNKDIQAEAKNHPDIDLIITDGQDKTQKQVADCDNLIVQQVNVLLISPKESAGLTGVVEKAIDAKIPVIVLDRNVDTKRITQFIGGDNVAIGKAAGEHAVKLLGGPGKAAGNVVEIWGGMGTQPAHDRHDGFHAFTDKEPGIKYLLNNQSGDWKQDKAYDIMTTALRNNEKIDMVYGHNDPMAYGAYLAAKDAGRDKDIKFIIGIDGLPDEGVTWVSKGQLSATFLYATPGAEGMRQAAKLLKGEKLEPVITLPTMLITKENAAEILKKNG, via the coding sequence ATGAAGCGTCGTGAATTCCTGAAACTGTCGACCACCGCGGCGGGTGCCGCGATGACCATCTATCTACCGGCCGGCTGGACGCCCGCAAGGGCCGCCGGCAAGTCGAAAGTCGGCTTCAGCCAGTGCACCACGCTGGAGCCGTGGCGCGTGCAGTTCAACAAGGACATCCAGGCCGAGGCGAAGAACCATCCCGACATCGACCTCATCATCACCGACGGCCAGGACAAGACCCAGAAGCAGGTCGCCGATTGCGACAATCTGATCGTGCAGCAGGTCAATGTGCTCCTGATCTCGCCCAAGGAGTCGGCCGGCCTGACCGGCGTGGTTGAAAAGGCGATCGACGCCAAGATTCCCGTCATCGTGCTCGACCGCAACGTCGACACCAAGCGCATCACCCAGTTCATCGGCGGCGACAACGTCGCGATCGGCAAGGCAGCCGGCGAGCATGCGGTGAAGCTGCTCGGTGGTCCCGGCAAGGCGGCCGGCAACGTCGTGGAAATCTGGGGCGGCATGGGCACCCAACCCGCGCATGACCGGCACGACGGCTTCCATGCCTTCACCGACAAGGAGCCTGGCATCAAGTACCTGCTCAACAACCAGTCGGGCGACTGGAAGCAGGACAAGGCCTACGACATCATGACGACGGCGCTGCGCAACAACGAGAAGATCGACATGGTCTACGGCCATAACGATCCGATGGCTTACGGCGCTTATCTCGCCGCCAAGGACGCCGGCCGCGACAAGGACATCAAGTTCATCATCGGCATCGACGGATTGCCGGACGAAGGCGTCACCTGGGTCTCCAAGGGCCAGCTCTCTGCGACATTCCTCTACGCAACACCAGGCGCGGAAGGAATGCGGCAGGCGGCAAAGCTGCTCAAGGGCGAGAAGCTCGAGCCGGTCATCACCCTGCCGACGATGCTGATCACCAAGGAGAATGCGGCGGAGATCCTGAAGAAGAACGGGTAG
- a CDS encoding ABC transporter permease — protein sequence MKAMLRLLSRTKLYWGLVLICLIGAVISPHTSSGHNIFLSYGNLTDVLRQVSITGLVATGMTMVILLGGIDLSVGSVMGFSTVICAMLLTKPGWTTASVMGVPAAILVGGAAVALAARFVFAGLARGRDVSAGRRREIALPRWQSTGIPGLLGLVAAIAIGWWTMNQVPTKFGVLGVLLIAPCLAMVLGGINGLLIVTGRLQPFIATLAMMVSALGIARLTAGSDNAVVPVYTGTNATEDFELLRSMLWGVLPVPSVFFLAAICLFGAILRFTTFGRYAYAIGGNVEAAKLSGIKVAQVQLTAYLLSGLLAGIAGVLFVAQYRQGKPDAGTGLELDAIAAVVIGGTSLMGGRGGLAGTFVGVLIFGLLSDILQLQNIDSNVQLVMKGLIIVCTVLVQEQNLGQLVARWRFRRSGAAQADPKTAEPRRLPSAAKAQLAREDLDEAS from the coding sequence ATGAAAGCCATGCTGCGCCTGCTCTCCCGGACCAAGCTCTATTGGGGGCTTGTGCTGATCTGTCTGATCGGCGCCGTCATCTCGCCGCACACCTCATCCGGCCACAATATCTTCCTGTCCTACGGCAATCTGACCGACGTGCTGCGCCAGGTCTCGATCACCGGCCTCGTCGCAACCGGAATGACCATGGTCATCCTGCTCGGCGGCATCGATCTGTCGGTCGGCTCGGTGATGGGCTTCTCGACGGTGATCTGCGCGATGCTGCTGACCAAGCCCGGCTGGACCACGGCGTCCGTCATGGGCGTTCCGGCCGCGATCCTCGTCGGCGGCGCTGCCGTGGCGCTGGCCGCACGCTTCGTGTTCGCCGGCCTCGCGCGTGGCCGCGATGTCAGTGCGGGACGGCGGCGTGAGATTGCGCTGCCGCGCTGGCAGAGCACCGGCATTCCCGGATTGCTGGGCCTTGTTGCCGCCATCGCGATCGGCTGGTGGACGATGAACCAGGTGCCGACCAAATTCGGTGTTCTCGGTGTCCTGCTGATCGCGCCCTGCCTCGCGATGGTGCTTGGCGGCATCAACGGTCTCCTGATCGTCACCGGCCGGCTGCAGCCCTTCATCGCGACGCTCGCGATGATGGTCAGCGCACTCGGCATCGCGCGATTGACGGCAGGCTCCGACAACGCCGTGGTCCCGGTCTACACCGGCACCAATGCGACCGAGGACTTCGAGCTGCTGCGCTCGATGCTGTGGGGCGTGTTGCCCGTCCCGAGCGTCTTCTTCCTCGCAGCCATCTGTCTGTTCGGCGCGATCCTGCGCTTCACCACCTTCGGGCGCTATGCCTATGCGATCGGCGGCAATGTCGAGGCCGCTAAGCTTTCCGGCATCAAGGTCGCGCAGGTGCAGCTCACGGCCTATCTGTTGTCGGGCCTGCTCGCGGGGATCGCCGGCGTGCTGTTCGTCGCGCAATACCGCCAGGGCAAGCCCGATGCGGGCACGGGCCTCGAACTCGATGCGATCGCCGCCGTGGTGATCGGCGGCACCAGCCTGATGGGCGGCCGCGGCGGCCTCGCCGGCACCTTCGTCGGCGTCCTGATCTTCGGCCTGCTCTCCGACATCCTGCAGCTTCAGAACATCGACTCCAACGTCCAGCTCGTGATGAAGGGGCTGATCATCGTCTGCACCGTGCTGGTGCAGGAACAGAATCTCGGCCAGCTGGTCGCGCGATGGCGGTTCCGCCGATCGGGCGCGGCCCAGGCCGATCCGAAAACAGCCGAGCCCCGTCGGCTGCCAAGTGCCGCAAAGGCCCAACTCGCAAGGGAGGATCTCGATGAAGCGTCGTGA
- a CDS encoding sugar ABC transporter ATP-binding protein: METRVGALGADDERGVSRSSRVVELGSRASVPGGHAVLCAERVSKSFAGVRALQDVDFDLRHGEVHALMGENGAGKSTLMKILAGVHTSYDGTILVEGIAASFAGVRDAEEAGVAIIHQELNLVPELSVADNIFLGREPLIGGVLIDRRRMVRAAERLLARLGVTIAPDTRIAGLRVGEQQLVEIAKALSLNARILIMDEPTSALSSSECDTLFKIVRQLASEGVAIIYTSHRIEEVLELADRVTVLRDGRRVVTARIDELSRGAIISAMVGREMAANERGATAQDGAVVLSVQDLTLDTPGPHGWRRTLHGVSFELKRGEILGVGGLLGSGRTEILESIFGVARGWREGRIAIDGAAVDINSPSDAYRLGVALVSEDRKERGLHLAASICDNVALPSIGALSRFGLRTFARERALAADMVKRLSVRCTGIGQEAAALSGGNQQKVVIGKWLATEPRILLLDEPTRGIDIGAKQEIYRLIFDLAAQGLGIIVVTSEMPELLLLSDRILVMCEGRQTGILARENATQETVMRLAAPGMMNWSQEAAS; the protein is encoded by the coding sequence ATGGAGACACGCGTCGGCGCGCTCGGGGCTGACGATGAGCGCGGCGTGTCGCGCTCCTCTCGCGTGGTCGAGCTTGGCAGTCGCGCGAGCGTGCCGGGCGGACATGCCGTGCTCTGCGCGGAGCGGGTCTCCAAATCCTTTGCCGGCGTGAGGGCGCTCCAGGACGTCGACTTCGACCTGCGCCACGGCGAAGTGCATGCGCTGATGGGCGAGAACGGTGCCGGCAAGAGCACCCTGATGAAGATCCTCGCCGGCGTGCATACGAGCTACGACGGCACCATCCTGGTCGAGGGCATCGCTGCGTCCTTCGCCGGCGTGCGCGACGCCGAAGAGGCCGGCGTCGCCATCATCCACCAGGAGCTCAACCTCGTTCCCGAGCTGAGCGTCGCCGACAACATCTTCCTTGGCCGAGAGCCGCTGATCGGCGGCGTCCTGATCGACCGGCGCCGGATGGTCAGGGCGGCCGAGCGCCTGCTCGCGCGCCTCGGCGTCACCATCGCGCCCGACACCAGGATCGCGGGCCTGCGCGTCGGCGAGCAGCAGCTCGTCGAGATCGCCAAGGCACTGTCGCTCAATGCGCGCATCCTCATCATGGACGAGCCGACATCGGCGCTGTCCTCGTCGGAATGCGACACGCTGTTCAAGATCGTGCGCCAGCTCGCGAGCGAAGGCGTCGCGATCATCTACACATCGCACCGCATCGAGGAAGTGCTGGAGCTTGCCGACCGCGTCACGGTGCTGCGCGACGGAAGGCGCGTGGTGACGGCACGAATCGATGAACTCTCGCGCGGCGCCATCATCTCGGCGATGGTCGGCCGCGAGATGGCCGCGAACGAACGCGGCGCGACTGCGCAGGACGGCGCGGTCGTCCTCTCGGTGCAAGACCTCACCCTCGATACGCCGGGTCCGCATGGATGGCGGCGGACACTGCACGGTGTGAGTTTCGAGCTGAAGCGCGGCGAGATTCTCGGTGTCGGCGGCCTGCTCGGATCCGGCCGGACGGAGATCCTGGAGTCGATCTTCGGCGTGGCGCGCGGCTGGCGCGAGGGGCGCATCGCGATCGATGGTGCGGCGGTCGACATCAACTCTCCGTCCGACGCCTACCGTCTCGGCGTCGCGCTCGTCAGCGAGGACCGCAAGGAGCGCGGCCTGCATCTGGCCGCCTCGATCTGCGACAATGTCGCTCTGCCCTCGATCGGCGCGCTCTCGCGATTTGGCCTGCGCACGTTCGCCCGCGAGCGCGCACTCGCCGCCGACATGGTGAAGCGGCTCTCGGTTCGCTGCACCGGCATCGGCCAGGAGGCCGCCGCGCTGTCCGGCGGCAACCAGCAGAAGGTCGTGATCGGCAAATGGCTGGCGACCGAACCGCGTATCCTGCTGCTCGACGAGCCAACCCGCGGCATCGACATCGGCGCCAAACAGGAGATCTATCGATTGATCTTCGATCTCGCCGCGCAGGGGCTCGGCATCATCGTGGTGACCTCGGAGATGCCCGAGCTCTTGCTGCTGTCCGATCGTATCCTCGTCATGTGCGAAGGACGGCAGACCGGCATCCTCGCACGCGAGAATGCGACGCAGGAGACGGTGATGCGCCTTGCCGCACCGGGGATGATGAACTGGTCGCAGGAAGCCGCATCATGA
- a CDS encoding GntR family transcriptional regulator has product MHSVGGFSGGARPARGRSAGGSKVDQAYLALKRAVVSGALAPETPIDKNEWCARFDVSKLSITTAINRLAFEGLVVVEPQRGSYVARIHLEDVRQWMLMRRALEVEIVGVCAASMSDDAIGALGQNLAYQKAAIVSGDLEGFHELDTRFHHQMTEGLGLARVGEALDTIRTHLERVRRTLLPEPGRPKGTYTEHEAIYRGIADRDPERAKAEMANHLDRVARELHAFVEKHPGFFES; this is encoded by the coding sequence ATGCATTCAGTCGGCGGATTCAGTGGCGGCGCGAGGCCAGCGCGCGGACGCAGCGCAGGCGGGTCGAAAGTCGATCAGGCCTATCTCGCGCTGAAGCGTGCCGTCGTCTCCGGCGCGCTCGCGCCCGAAACGCCGATCGACAAGAACGAGTGGTGTGCACGCTTTGACGTGTCGAAGCTGTCGATCACGACGGCCATCAACAGGCTCGCCTTTGAAGGACTCGTCGTGGTCGAGCCACAGCGCGGCTCCTATGTTGCCAGGATTCATCTTGAGGACGTCAGGCAGTGGATGCTGATGCGTCGCGCGCTGGAGGTCGAAATCGTCGGTGTCTGCGCCGCCAGCATGTCGGACGATGCGATCGGCGCGCTCGGCCAGAATCTCGCTTATCAAAAGGCCGCGATCGTGAGCGGAGACCTCGAAGGCTTCCACGAACTCGATACAAGGTTTCACCATCAGATGACCGAGGGCCTGGGCCTCGCGCGCGTCGGCGAGGCTCTCGATACGATCCGAACTCATCTTGAACGCGTGCGCCGTACGCTGCTGCCCGAGCCGGGCCGCCCCAAAGGGACCTACACGGAGCACGAGGCGATCTACCGCGGGATCGCAGATCGCGATCCCGAGAGGGCCAAGGCCGAGATGGCCAACCATCTCGATCGCGTCGCGCGCGAGCTCCACGCCTTCGTGGAGAAGCATCCCGGCTTCTTCGAGAGCTAG
- a CDS encoding helix-turn-helix domain-containing protein: MVQFVHPSRDEITLAGVLGALADPMRLRIVKSLVAQKDCMSCTEAAPCPDMAKSTLSNHFRILREAGLIRTSKQGVQHRNVLREEDINARFPKLLKTILSCPE, encoded by the coding sequence ATGGTGCAGTTCGTTCACCCATCGCGGGATGAGATTACGCTGGCCGGAGTGCTCGGAGCGCTCGCGGATCCCATGCGGCTGCGTATCGTCAAAAGCCTGGTCGCGCAGAAGGATTGCATGTCGTGCACCGAGGCGGCGCCTTGCCCCGACATGGCGAAATCGACCCTGTCGAACCATTTTCGCATCCTGCGCGAGGCCGGCCTGATCCGGACGTCGAAGCAGGGTGTCCAGCACCGCAACGTCCTTCGTGAGGAGGACATCAATGCCCGGTTTCCGAAGCTGCTCAAAACGATCCTGAGCTGCCCGGAGTGA
- a CDS encoding glucose 1-dehydrogenase, with protein MTKRLEGKVALVTGASKGIGAEISAQLAAEGAAVAVNYSSSKQAADRVVAAIIAKGGKAVAVHGNLADAKDVKSVVAETVKAFGAIDILVNNAGIYEFAPIEAITPEHFHKHFDLNVLGLLLASGEAVKHFNANGGSIINISSGVSTIAPANTAVYTATKASVDAITSVLSKELAPRKIRVNAVNPGMIATEGVVSAGLHEGDMRNWIESTTPLGRIGKVEEIAAAVAFFASDDASYVTGETLHVTGGLR; from the coding sequence ATGACCAAGAGACTCGAAGGCAAAGTTGCGCTCGTGACCGGCGCATCCAAAGGCATTGGTGCCGAAATCTCCGCCCAGCTCGCGGCTGAGGGCGCGGCGGTCGCCGTCAATTACAGCTCCAGCAAGCAGGCCGCCGACCGTGTGGTCGCCGCCATCATCGCCAAGGGGGGCAAAGCCGTCGCGGTTCATGGTAACCTGGCCGACGCCAAGGACGTGAAGAGCGTCGTCGCGGAGACCGTGAAGGCGTTCGGTGCGATCGACATCCTCGTGAACAATGCGGGCATCTATGAGTTCGCCCCGATCGAGGCCATCACGCCCGAGCATTTCCACAAGCATTTCGACCTCAACGTGCTTGGCCTGCTGCTGGCCTCGGGTGAAGCGGTGAAGCACTTCAACGCCAATGGCGGAAGCATCATCAACATCAGCTCCGGCGTATCGACCATCGCACCGGCGAACACGGCGGTTTACACCGCGACCAAAGCCTCGGTGGATGCGATCACCTCCGTGCTGTCGAAGGAGCTCGCACCGCGCAAGATTCGCGTCAACGCCGTCAATCCAGGCATGATCGCCACCGAAGGCGTCGTGTCGGCCGGCTTGCACGAGGGCGACATGCGCAACTGGATCGAATCCACCACCCCGCTTGGCCGCATCGGCAAGGTCGAGGAGATCGCGGCCGCGGTGGCCTTCTTCGCTTCGGACGACGCGTCCTACGTGACCGGCGAGACGCTCCACGTCACCGGCGGCCTTCGCTGA
- a CDS encoding thermonuclease family protein, which translates to MPVGLLEVEGTIEVSQFWPEGRSDADTTKVVVNVAPDAIRFRKNDQSPFQPTHVFDNAKVKGRTNTAPIKNGKLTIRLQGIDAPELHYMPSPLSPTEKKGLTDAKKQAYHEVTHSYRQFLGATSTKALHDFLASTGEAKLACRVFTHVDAPNEVFDTYGRLVGDIEVTIANQTIDINHWLVEQGFAYPTFYSSMNDDEIKAFLALTKTARTKKLPVWKNLAKTIPAFDFDLREPKKNETELLATDKGPVILPKLFRRQTNWSARKKAKVTSQNFQTFLSEGSGGKPDTCYEIDDFLANGVHSASPRNFAEFVEGGKTIKFQPDGLVFGEAPSTLVGADGKPITGF; encoded by the coding sequence ATGCCGGTTGGATTGCTGGAGGTCGAAGGCACGATCGAGGTCAGCCAGTTCTGGCCGGAGGGACGATCGGACGCCGACACCACGAAGGTCGTGGTGAACGTCGCCCCTGACGCGATCCGCTTCCGCAAGAACGATCAATCGCCGTTCCAGCCGACCCACGTTTTCGACAACGCCAAGGTCAAGGGGCGAACCAACACGGCGCCGATCAAGAACGGCAAGCTCACCATCCGCCTCCAGGGCATCGACGCGCCCGAGCTGCACTATATGCCGTCGCCGCTCTCGCCCACCGAGAAGAAGGGGCTGACGGACGCCAAGAAGCAGGCCTATCACGAGGTCACGCATTCCTACCGGCAATTCCTCGGCGCGACCTCGACCAAGGCGCTGCATGACTTCCTTGCCAGCACCGGCGAGGCGAAGCTCGCCTGCCGGGTGTTCACCCATGTCGATGCGCCGAACGAGGTGTTCGACACCTACGGGCGGCTGGTCGGCGACATCGAGGTGACGATCGCGAACCAGACGATCGACATCAACCACTGGCTGGTCGAGCAGGGCTTTGCCTATCCGACCTTCTACTCCTCGATGAACGACGACGAGATCAAGGCCTTCCTGGCGCTGACCAAGACCGCGCGCACCAAGAAGCTGCCGGTCTGGAAGAACCTCGCCAAAACCATTCCCGCCTTCGACTTCGATTTGCGCGAGCCCAAGAAGAACGAGACCGAATTGCTCGCGACCGACAAGGGCCCGGTGATCCTGCCAAAGCTCTTCCGCCGCCAGACCAACTGGTCGGCGCGCAAGAAGGCCAAGGTGACGAGCCAGAATTTCCAGACATTTTTGAGCGAAGGCTCCGGCGGCAAGCCCGACACCTGCTACGAGATCGACGACTTCCTGGCCAACGGCGTGCACTCGGCCAGCCCGCGGAATTTCGCGGAATTCGTCGAGGGCGGCAAGACGATCAAGTTTCAGCCGGACGGGCTGGTGTTCGGCGAGGCGCCGTCGACGCTGGTGGGAGCCGACGGCAAGCCGATTACGGGGTTTTGA